GCGCCGTGCTGAAGGTGCACGGCAAGCTGATCGATGCCGAACTCGAACGCAAGGTGCATGCGGCGTTGGTTGCGGCCGGCGAGCTCGAAGGCTGGCAGCGCTGGAGCGCGGACCAGTTGCGCGAAGACTTGGTCGCCCGCGCCGAAGCCTTGCTGCAGCGCCCCGAAGGGCAGGCGCTGGGCGGGCGCAAGATGCAGGAGTCGCTGCGGCAGCTGCGCGAGCAGTGGAAGCAGGCAGACCAGGGCGCGCCCGCCAATCACGCCCTGTGGAAGCGGTTCGACGATGCCTGCAACGCGGCCCACAAAGTGGTCGAGGCTTGGCTGGAGAGGGTGCGCGCCGAGGGCGCCGAGCACCGTGCCCAGCGCATGGCGCTGGTCGAAGAGGTGAAGGCTTGGGCGCAGGAGCAGGCCGGCGCGGCCGCCGCCGACTGGAGGGCGGTGAACCGCGCCCTGTACCAGTTCGCCGAACGCTGGCGCGCCGGCGGCCATGTCAGCGAGAAGGTGTTTGCCGAGCTGCAACCGCTGTGGAAGCAGGCCATGGCATTGGCCGCGGCGCCGCTGGAGTCCGCGCAGAAGGCCAGCCTGGAGCGGCGCCAGGCCATGATCGAGGAGGCCGCGTCGCTCGGTGCTGCCGCCTCGCTGCGCATCGATGCCATCAAGGCGCTGCAGCAGCGCTGGCAGGCGGAGGCGCAGTCGGTGCCCCTGGACCGCAAGCAGGAGCAAAAGCTCTGGGACGCCTTCCGCAAGCCCCTCGACGAGGCCTTCAACCGCAAGTCGGCCGAGCGTGAACGCAGCGCCGCGGAACTGAGCGCGCGCGACCGCGCCGTGCTGGATGCGTCCAAGGCACTGGAAGCCGCCAACGCCTCGAACGATGCGCAGCGGATCCGTGAGGCCGTGGCAGCCCTGGAGGCCGCCCTCAAGGACCAGGAGGGCGCTGGTGCCTTGGGCCAAAAACAGCCTGTAACGCAGGAGGGACAAGCGCAGGAAGCTATGGATTCAGGAGTGAACGAGGCCAATGCCAAGCCGGTGCCTGCGGCCGCTGCACGTCCCGTGGTGGCGGTGCGGGGGGATGACCGCCCCGGCATGCGCAGGTCGGAGCCCGCGCCTCAGGCGCGAGCCGGCAGGGCCGCCGGTGACCGGCGCGAAGGGCGGGATGGCCGCGCCCCGCGCGATGCCGCCCCGCGCGGCCCGCGCCTGGGCGATACCGCATTCCGGGCCCAGCGCGATGCCATGGAGCATGCGCAGCTCGCCCTGCGCAAATTGGCGGCGCAGGCGCATGGCGAGGCGCTCACGCGGCTCATGACTGCCTGGAAGAGTCGGGATGCCGCGCAGGTGCCCAGCGTGCAGGAACTGGGCGGCAAGGTATCGGCCGGCGTGCGTTCTTCCTGGGCGCAGGCCATTGGCGCCCCGGCTGGTGCGGCGGCGGAGCAGGCCCTGCTGCGCCTCGAAATCGCGGCCGAACTGCCCACGCCGGCAGAGCAGCTGGCCGCACGCCGGGCCATGCAGCTGCAAATGCTCACGCGCCGCAACGAGCCCGCGCCCGCCGAGACCTGGGGTCAGGACGCGGCGCTGGTCTTCGCCGGCGCCAGCGACGAAGCCAGTGCGCGCCGCCTGCAGGGCGTGCTGAAGGTCTTGCTCAGGAAGTAGGCCTGCATCCCGTGCGGCGGCGCTTTTGCCTCCGCCGCCGCCGTGCGGGAGCTTTCATGCGGCGCTAGAAATGAAAAAGCCACTGACGCATGTCAGCGGCTTTCGTCGATCTTGGTGCCCAGGAGAGGACTCGAACCTCCACGATGTTACTCGCTAGTACCTGAAACTAGTGCGTCTACCAATTCCGCCACCTGGGCATTTCAGGAAAGAGTAGATTGTAGCCTGCTTTTCGCGCCTCTCATGGAAGAGGCTTCATTTTTTTGATCCGCAACGCTCTCGTTTCACACGGGCAGGTGCTGCTTGCGAAACAAAAAAGGCCGCTTCATGAAAAGCGGCCTTCATTGTCAGAACCCTTGCGGGTTCTCGTTAAACTTGGTGCCCAGGAGAGGACTCGAACCTCCACGATGTTACTCGCTAGTACCTGAAACTAGTGCGTCTACCAATTCCGCCACCTGGGCATTTCAGGAAAGACATAGATTGTATAGCAAAAAAAAATACGCTGGCGCTTCCGCGACGCAAATTTCCTCTTCCGACGAGATTGAGGGCACGGTGCAGGGCCACCGCGATGGTCATGGGTTCGTCGTCCGTGACGATGGCGAGCCCGACATCTACATACCCCCCAACGAGATGCGCGCGGTGCTGCACAAGGACCGCGTGCGTGTGCGCATCGTGCGCCAGGACAGGCGCGGGAGGCCCGAGGGCCGCGTGGTCGAGATCGTGGAGCGGCCGCCCCAGCCCATCATCGGCCGGCTGCTGCAGGAAAGCGGCGTGTGGCTGGTCGCGCCCGAGGACAAGCGCTACGGGCAGGACGTTTTGATTCCCAAGGGCGCTACGGGAGCAGCGGCAACGGGGCAGGTGGTGGTTGTGGAGCTGACGGAGCCGCCGGCACTGTTCGGCCAGCCCGTGGGGCGC
This region of Alicycliphilus denitrificans K601 genomic DNA includes:
- a CDS encoding DUF349 domain-containing protein; this translates as MSDAPEATPVQNKTSEPHPLDALTGGAFSAATSGERSARIREWLATQPATDKLQEVFKELSARDKGAARAVRERLDEIRRAQGQAAVAAEWTAKAEALLATAQLNIADALAWQRDAAKAGAPLSREPLSTLKAQLSERVKTIEDLQHRVQVQREAAVLLAQRIEVLSTKPWKDAQAALELLSADVGHWQEQAQELTGDAAWPSVDVRFPAQLESSRTQLLVVWEAFQSALAQTAAAAEDENAPLPPVPVWADELRLARGLPAEAAAAKAAPRAAAKPKVDPEVREKAMQAVREALSKLEEETAQGHGKASVGAATALRAVLKVHGKLIDAELERKVHAALVAAGELEGWQRWSADQLREDLVARAEALLQRPEGQALGGRKMQESLRQLREQWKQADQGAPANHALWKRFDDACNAAHKVVEAWLERVRAEGAEHRAQRMALVEEVKAWAQEQAGAAAADWRAVNRALYQFAERWRAGGHVSEKVFAELQPLWKQAMALAAAPLESAQKASLERRQAMIEEAASLGAAASLRIDAIKALQQRWQAEAQSVPLDRKQEQKLWDAFRKPLDEAFNRKSAERERSAAELSARDRAVLDASKALEAANASNDAQRIREAVAALEAALKDQEGAGALGQKQPVTQEGQAQEAMDSGVNEANAKPVPAAAARPVVAVRGDDRPGMRRSEPAPQARAGRAAGDRREGRDGRAPRDAAPRGPRLGDTAFRAQRDAMEHAQLALRKLAAQAHGEALTRLMTAWKSRDAAQVPSVQELGGKVSAGVRSSWAQAIGAPAGAAAEQALLRLEIAAELPTPAEQLAARRAMQLQMLTRRNEPAPAETWGQDAALVFAGASDEASARRLQGVLKVLLRK